The following nucleotide sequence is from Nitratidesulfovibrio termitidis HI1.
TGGCAACGCCTGCCTGCAAGCATTCCGTGGCAGGGATTTGCTGGCAAATTCCTGCGGGCTGTCCCTTCGTTCCCTTCGTGGGCCGCCCTAGCAGTACATGCCGCCGTTGACGGCGATGACCTGCCCGGTGATGTAGCCCGCCTTATCGGAAGCCAGAAAGGCCACGGCATCGGCGATGTCCTGGGGCTGGCCCAGTCGCCGGAGCGGGATGGCTTCGATATATGCCGCGCGAACCTCGTCGGTGAGCTTCGCGGTCATGTCTGTTTCGATGAAGCCGGGAGCCACGGCGTTGACCGTGACGTTGCGCCCGGCAAGTTCCTTGGCGGCGGACTTGGTCATGCCGATCAGGCCCGCCTTGGCGGCGGAATAGTTGATCTGCCCGGCGTTGCCCATCTGCCCCACCACCGAGGTGATGTTGACGATGCGGCCCCTGCGCTGCCTGGTCATCAGCTTGGCGGCCTCGCGCAGGCAGGTGAACGCGCCGGAAAGGTTGACGTCCAGCACGCGGTCGAAGTCGTCGTCCTTCATGCGCAGGATAAGCCCGTCCTTGGTGATGCCCGCGTTGTTCACGAGCACGTCCAGGGTGACCTTTTCCCTGATTTCTTCCTGAAAGAACGCGGCTACGGCGGCGGCGTCGGAAACGTCCAGCCGGAAGGCCCGCGCCGAACCGCCCGCGGCGTTGATGCCGGCGGCCACGGCTTCGGCTTCCTCGGGCTTGCTCACGTAGGTGAGGTAGACCTGAAAGCCCTCGCGGGCCAGGGTTTCCGCCACGGCCTTGCCGATGCCCCGGGAGCCCCCGGTGACCAGCGCGGTGGAAGTGAGTTCGCTCATTCGGCCTTTCTCATGTTGCGGGTTGCAAAGGGCACCGCCTTATACC
It contains:
- the fabG gene encoding 3-oxoacyl-[acyl-carrier-protein] reductase codes for the protein MSELTSTALVTGGSRGIGKAVAETLAREGFQVYLTYVSKPEEAEAVAAGINAAGGSARAFRLDVSDAAAVAAFFQEEIREKVTLDVLVNNAGITKDGLILRMKDDDFDRVLDVNLSGAFTCLREAAKLMTRQRRGRIVNITSVVGQMGNAGQINYSAAKAGLIGMTKSAAKELAGRNVTVNAVAPGFIETDMTAKLTDEVRAAYIEAIPLRRLGQPQDIADAVAFLASDKAGYITGQVIAVNGGMYC